The window ccttaatattttaaatattatattttaaatattccttGTGTTCCTTAATGGAGCTCAGACCTTAATGTACCTTTAAAAACCATACCATCCATTTACATGCTGTGGTGTGACATTCTATATATATCCTCTATGAATCCCAAAGACAGGACATCCCACTTTAATACTGTATTTGGAATAACTGACCAATTTTAACACAATCAGCTAAGATAAGATAACCACCAGAGAGAGAGAGTCTGGATGACAAGAAGAGACTAATTTAAAAAGACTGAGATGTTCTAAATGCACTGTCCTGTATTGTGTAGTGAGTTTTGAATACAGAGCCCAGAGTGACATTATCATCTTCACAGAAGCTGTACTTGATGGTCTTTCCAAAAGATTTCCCCCAATCTTTACTTAAATCAGTATAATACACGTCTAAAGACTTATAATTTGCAGAATGAGGGCAAAATGTGTCTTGGTGGGCAACTGTGAATATCAGAGCTGACAAAAGCCACCATCGAAAACACAGGATGGTTTCACAGCACCGCGTGCTGTGCCCTGGCAGGAAAGAGTCCACGTGCAGCTGTGGATGTGTGTGTTCCCATGTTCCCACATGGCACAGCCCCCCTGCTGGATTATGCCAACCTTTAGAGCATCAatccctcagctctgccttctGCAGGTGATATGTCTCAGATCTTCAAGGGCTTCCATTATGAGAAAGGTTTTTACCGTTTAAGTGCAGGGATCAGTGCATAGAGCAAAAAGAAGTCCCTTGTCATTTTCCTGTAATATCTTGATATTTCATTCAATGCTAGCAAAGTCCACAGATCCACAGGAGGATTTCAAGTAGCATTGGTGTGTGACTCTTTGTTCCTGAAATACATAATACTGTAcagatttttcagcttttaaaatgttaaaatcccatttgcaaaaagaaagaaattacaaaaatgttCAGGTGTCAATATAAACTCAAAATAACGCAGGTAAAGTATTTATTGAGAGGCACTGGCCTCTTCTTTCTGCCTCATTCCATGTGAGCATAAAATGCATGAGCTCTCTTTCATTTGAGTGTCCCCTGTTGTACCCAAACTGGGAAGCAGCCTGGGAACCAAACTGGGAAGAGGGTCCTGGGTGCCTTCAGAGGGATGGGAGACCAAAGTGCACACTCAGACTTGCAGAGGTCTGGATCTAAGGGCTCATCCCTGTCCATCAGCCACCAGagtcactgctgagatttgCAGGCAGGAGGGCAATGGGGAAGAACATCCCCCACGCTCTCCCAGCTGGTCCCGTGGAGCAGTGCTCACCCATACTGGgatgtgggcagcagggcaaagcagctgtgtgggggAGGCTGGAGGAGATGCCTCTAACAAACTCTTCCAGGCTGGAAGATCCAAACTGTCCAGCCCAACTGTGGGAGTCACCATTTCCTTACTGGGGAAATTGGTGGTTTAGGCAGAATCCTGCTCAGACTGCACTGGAGTAGACACACTGACCTGAGAACACTGTTTTGTAGCTTTGATGAATGAAACTTATTTTGTTAATGAGATTAAGATGTAGAAGATCTGTAAAATAACAGAAGTTTCCCTTAAAGTCTTTTACTTCAATGTCCTGTTAATGCACAATGAGTGTCcattctgctgctttgttttaCCTGCAAAGTTCTGGCCTCCCATGTCTGGGGAGATTTGGCAGCTGGCCGCTACTTGATGAAGTAGAGAAGTACTTCCAGCAGCTTTCCAGCATCCCTGCTGTGCATAGACACCAGGAGGTAGCCCACAACTTATGAAACACCTTAGGGGGAAAATCAGCAACATGCTTGTCAAATATTCCTCTTCGAGCAAATGATTACTCAGAAGCTTTGCTCAGCAAGATTTAACACATTCAAGTGCCACTTCCTATTAGAGTGTAGCTGACTTGTAACTTATTTTCATTGGCACCAAGGCTTTATTTCCTCCTTTGTGAGGAGTGATCCATGTGAATAAACTAAAGGTTACCTGGACAGAAAGGTAATTGGCACACCTAACTACAGGGAGCATCTTTACCCATAGTTTCTGAAATACAAGGTGGATCACGTGCTTGAGTCCCCTCCTCAAACAATTGCTAGCAGGTGGTTTTCTGGCAGCAGGGAGTAAGGCTGCATGCCTGGTTAGCTATAAAATGTGAACTTTGAATTGCGAAGACATTGAGAATGGAGGGGAAAATAGTAGCAATCATTAGGTCTATAACCCACGGGACAAATGCTTCACTGAGGAGTCAGCAATAGTGTTGTTGACACGCCTGGCACTGTGGAACATGATTGTGAGCAAATTTCAGACAGCACCAGGCCACACAGCAAAGGCAGGTAAAAGCTGAGAGTATCAGATTGTCATAAAAGTCTTCATATAATAATTAATGGCCTGTGGGGCCAGAATGACTGAGGGACACCTGTGTGTTGTGGCATTGTTGACCTGCCAGTGGGTGATGGCCAGCGAGCAGTGGGCTGGGGAGAGCCACCTCAATGTCTCACCAACTCACAGTGGACAGCCAGGAacccctgcccagggcaggtcCCTTCGAAGCAGGCTGAAGAACTGATTTGGACAAGCAGCCATAAAACTTGGATTGATGCCACTTACAAATGAGGGAATAAAGGTCAAGGAGGACTTACTGTTTCTCTGAGGGATGGGAGACACTCTAGCCTCAATGGCAAGTCAGCCTTGCCTCCTCTTGGAGCTCAGCCTTCTATTTCCTCATCTCCACACCCTTATGTTGCCATCCATGGGTTGGCAATAGGTAGTCACATGCAAAGTATGTATTCTCTAGGGATTATGGCAGGAGAGCAAGCAGGGAAGCTTTGTTTGTTGGGGAGGGGCTggctcacagcagctgagctcACATCTCTACGGATTCACCTTGGCAAGGGGTCCAACCCCAGGCAGCAGATGCCATGCCAGACACCCTCTGCTGTCACCTTGGTGGTCCAGGGATTTTTGCaccctgtcctggcagctcagaCTCACATTCACAGGAGGAAACAGATGCTGGGTACATGAAATCCCCTCTCTGAATAGAGCTGGAGTAGGCAGGGGAATCAGGTTCTCTCTCAACTCCTTAGCTTCTCTGTCTTTTGCAGGAATCTCCACACTGAAGAAATACTGTGAAGGCGTGATCCATCCCACCTGCATATTCAAATATGAAGTTCTTCTGgataatcccatttttcctgctgcaaGGTAGAGTCTTGGATTAAAGAATAATGGTGTGGGTGAAGTAGGTCACATGTGCAAAGACCTTAACTCCCAGGAAATACAGTTTCTTTCATTCTGTGGGGCTATTTACCTCAGTatacaacagcagcagcttggcTGAGCCAAGGAAAAAGTTGCACCCCAGTTCCAGAGCTGGGTGTCATTCCCATCTGCATTCTGTGTGTATGTTCTGTGCTTGGGGTTGGCCAAACTTATGTGTTGGTTTCTTTGCAGACACTGAAGCTTTTCTGATAAAAAATTGCTAGTCAAGCTGTGTATACAAACCAGCCTGATAAATAGGAATTTATTGCTGGAGGACTGCAGTCCAGAGTCAAATTCCCAGGACTGGTCCTGGCAAGGGCAACTGTTTGGTGAATTGTGGCACACAGAGGTGCCTCTCCATGGTGGGAGATGGGAAATGTGGAAAGACCAGCATCCTGTGGTCTTTGCAGCCCTGGTGTCCCATGATAGTGGGGTCTGCAGCCAAAAACACTCTCCACATCTCGGTGCATGCAATCAGGCTGTGCACTCTGCTGTGTTCTGCCTGCTTGGAGAGACATGCTGGGCAACTCTGGGGGTGAAGGGGAAGGTTACCTCCAGTTTGAAGGGCTGCAGTGAGTGACTATTGCACTTTCCACcacagctgaggcagagcaCAAGTACCTCCCAACCACCCTGGCCAGCACACACGTGGATGAGCACACAGCAGGCAATGTTACCCTTCCACTGGGCTTGGAACCGGaacagctggaggagctgctctggtTCTTCCGCAGAGAAGACCGTAAGTCCCGTTGGTGTTCCTGGGCTGAGACAGAGTCCTTGGCTGTTAACTGTCCTGCCTAACAGAGATGCCTGAGGGCACTGCCTGAGGAGGTGATACAGACACACAAAGCCTCAGTCTTGCCTCTGGAATAAGCAGGTCATAGATGAAGACAGGCAGGAGGCTTTGCTGAGATAGTGTCTCTGGGGTTCAGCCTCTTTCCAGGCAAAGCCTGCCAAGAGAGCAAAGGTCTCCTGTGATTTTGGCAGGGTGAAGGGAGCAGATTGACATAGCAACAGGTCAGCGTCATGAGAATCAACTTCAAAGCCACAAAAATCAAGGACAGAGCATCCTGGGTGTCCTCAGAAAACCCCTGGCAGGGCTCTGTGTGTCACACTGTACTGTGCCTGCTAACACTGCCTCTCTGCTTTCCCTCAGCCTCAACATGGAATTACTCTGTTCTTGCGCTTTCCCTTGCAACCATGATTTTGGGTCTTGTTCTTCTGGCCATTAACATTGTGCGAAACAGGTGAGACAGGAAAATTCGAGAATCTTTTGGTGTGTGGTGGTGCCCTGAAATCCTCCAAGGCAAACAGACACAGGGGTTTGGCAGGGCAGGACAAGCCCTGAGTGATGGGGAGAAGAGCAAAGGCAAACTCCCTTTGAACcattttttgttataaaaccTTGCCCGATGCCTGCTCGCTTTGCGTCACTTGGAACAAGCCCCTTCTCTGAGCCCTGGATTGAATAAAGATCTGCACAGTTCTGCCCAGCCCAAcagggctgctgggaggggTGTGATGATAACTGTGGTGTGAGGTGCTCTCTCCTAAGAGGCTCTGGAGCAGGACTCCCAGCCTtttcccatcctcatccccacaCAGTTCCCCAGTAGCTGCACAACGCtgcagctgaggagcagctcgCTGTTTGCTACAGCACGAAAACTTACCACTGTGTCAAGAGCTGCTGTCTCCAGAAGAGAGAAGAGCTAACGCTACGAGCCTGCCTCGCTCTCCCTCTAGTGATGGCTGGCtgtgtgctgctcctggcaTCAGGAGCTGTGTGCTCTCCGAGTGTGAATCCCACAGCTGTGTGTGTTCAAACACTTCAGAGCACTTACCTGGCACAGCTCACCTGGCGGCGTTTGCCCAGAAGCAGCTGGCGCGTTCCAGGGACACGGCGCAAATTGCTGGCTGTGACCCTCACCAGGATAAGTGTCCCCAGATGTGGGCTGGGCTTGCTGCTTCACTCTGTGTGTCTTTGTTGTGCCTTccctgcaggaaaaggaagatcCTCGTAAACGGAGAAGCATCACAAACCACACAGGAGGCGGACCTGGATGCCAAGCAAGCCCTGATGCCTGTGCAGGAATACAGCCCGGTCAAGCCACTAAAGCAGGAGCCAGGGCCCCAGGCCCAGAGACCAGGGGATGTGACAGTGCAGTGGAAGGACGGGACTGTCACATCCCTGTACACAGAGATGTCTGAGGAGGCCATATAGTGGCAGCTGAAGTCAGCCCATTTAGGCCTTAAGGAAGGCATTGAAATCTCAGTTCATAGAGGTGCAAGTTTGAAAATGCAGTTTAgtctggggaaagaaaagggtgAAACAAGAAAGCAGCAGAGTTGCACCtgcaggaggggccctgggctcagctcctgcctggctggtGTTCCCTCACTGCTCTCAGCTGCTTCCAGCCTTCCCTCCAGTGCCAGCTTCGTCTCCTCCCTCAGGTGCTGCAAACAGGTGGGAGCTGAGCCAGGGGAGGAAGTGGGAAGCTTGGCCTGCAGTCAGCCAGGGAAAGCACCCTCAGGAAAGCACCCTCACTTCCCATCAGGAAAACAGCAATACTGAAATTGAGGcgtttttattcttttcagaatcttctttattaaaatactttccAAAGTGGTTGATCAAACTGCCATATTGAATCTGTCAGTAAggtcatatatatatatatatatatatatatatatatggttaTATGTACAAATATACACATGGATATTTTACTCTGTAAAGTAACTGCAACTCCAGAGAGAAGCAGAACATTTAACCTGATAGAGCACCTGAAACCAAACACCCAGCCCTTGGCCCTGGCTCAGGCACAGGTAGAGCCTGATCTGCTCCAGGATTCTCTTTCTGTCCTTCATTGGGCACATGTAGAAGCCATGAAATAATTTAGGACATTATTGAAAATACGTATTGAAAATGCATCAGTCTTTTAAACAAAGGCTTTTCAGACCACATCCTTGTCAGCAAAGCATCTCCTTGCAAAGCCTTTGGAAAGGGATGCTATAGTGtaaaaagttaattaaaaaagcagcaatttTGGTGTGACTTAGCTTGATGTTTGGGTATAATTTTCAGGCCACCTGAGGCCTTTAAGCAGCTGAAACAGTATctgcacatttttatttggattttaaaagaataaaagtttCTCCTACTTATTGCTTAGTTGGGGACCTGTGGGATGAACAAGGTGGATGTCTCCATGCTGGATTAATGATTAATTCTCCTTTCCTGGGCTCCTGTGTGTCAGGTGCCCAAGCTGGCTGGCAGCCGTGGGGCCGGCCCCTGCCCTCCCAATGGTatccacagctccagctcctctgggagctgctgcatccTCACAGAAAACTGAGCTGGCCTCAGTGCCAGTGGCAGGACAAGGTGCAAAcatcacagcagcactgggcag of the Poecile atricapillus isolate bPoeAtr1 chromosome 11, bPoeAtr1.hap1, whole genome shotgun sequence genome contains:
- the SLC51B gene encoding organic solute transporter subunit beta encodes the protein MKFFWIIPFFLLQAEAEHKYLPTTLASTHVDEHTAGNVTLPLGLEPEQLEELLWFFRREDPSTWNYSVLALSLATMILGLVLLAINIVRNRKRKILVNGEASQTTQEADLDAKQALMPVQEYSPVKPLKQEPGPQAQRPGDVTVQWKDGTVTSLYTEMSEEAI